The following are from one region of the Mycolicibacterium diernhoferi genome:
- a CDS encoding superoxide dismutase: MAEYTLPELDYDYGALEPHISGQINEIHHSKHHATYVKGLNDALAKLEEARANDDQSAIFLNEKNLAFHLGGHVNHSIWWKNLSPNGGDKPEGELAAAIDDQFGSFDKFRAQFTAAANGLQGSGWAVLGYDSLGQRLLTFQLYDQQANVPLGIIPLLQVDMWEHAFYLQYKNVKADYVKAFWNVVNWADVQDRYAKATANTGGLIFG, from the coding sequence GTGGCTGAATACACACTGCCTGAACTCGATTACGACTATGGCGCGCTGGAGCCGCACATTTCCGGGCAGATCAACGAGATCCACCACAGCAAGCACCACGCGACCTATGTGAAGGGGCTCAACGACGCCCTGGCCAAGCTGGAAGAGGCCCGCGCCAACGACGACCAGTCGGCGATCTTCCTCAACGAGAAGAACCTCGCCTTCCACCTGGGCGGGCACGTCAACCACAGCATCTGGTGGAAGAACCTGTCCCCCAACGGTGGCGACAAGCCCGAGGGTGAACTGGCCGCCGCCATCGACGACCAGTTCGGCTCGTTCGACAAGTTCCGCGCGCAGTTCACCGCGGCCGCGAACGGTCTGCAGGGCTCGGGCTGGGCGGTGCTCGGCTACGACAGCCTCGGCCAGCGCCTGCTGACCTTCCAGCTCTACGACCAGCAGGCCAACGTGCCGCTCGGCATCATCCCGCTGCTCCAGGTCGACATGTGGGAGCACGCCTTCTACCTGCAGTACAAGAACGTCAAGGCCGATTACGTGAAGGCGTTCTGGAACGTCGTCAACTGGGCCGACGTGCAGGACCGGTACGCCAAGGCCACGGCCAACACCGGCGGGCTCATCTTCGGCTGA
- a CDS encoding peptidase produces the protein MDTGSGRAVEIAPFHSHGTLKGFVVSGRWPDSTKEWAQLLMVAVRVASLPGLLDTTTVFGVREELPDEPAPGTVGLVLAEGPVIGDSAVPPGFFAEHQPPALLMLHPPSETTPSLPECAGAASGCVLLPGIPHLGLEHRAAWVEAEADGTITSMVSRVGVDPISHPDTAILAMLLAA, from the coding sequence ATGGACACCGGATCCGGTCGGGCGGTCGAGATCGCCCCGTTCCATTCGCATGGAACCCTGAAGGGGTTCGTGGTGTCGGGTCGCTGGCCGGATTCCACCAAGGAATGGGCGCAGCTGCTCATGGTCGCCGTGCGGGTCGCATCGCTGCCCGGACTGCTGGACACCACGACGGTCTTCGGAGTGCGCGAGGAGCTGCCCGACGAGCCCGCACCCGGCACCGTGGGGCTGGTCCTGGCCGAGGGGCCGGTCATCGGTGATTCCGCCGTCCCGCCGGGATTCTTCGCCGAGCACCAGCCGCCCGCCCTGCTGATGTTGCACCCGCCCTCGGAGACCACCCCGTCGTTACCCGAATGCGCGGGGGCGGCCTCCGGGTGCGTCCTGCTGCCGGGCATCCCGCACCTCGGCCTGGAACACCGGGCCGCCTGGGTGGAGGCCGAAGCCGACGGCACCATCACCTCGATGGTGAGCCGAGTCGGCGTGGACCCGATCAGCCACCCGGACACCGCCATCCTGGCGATGCTGCTCGCCGCCTAG
- a CDS encoding helix-turn-helix transcriptional regulator, translating into MSKTFAARLNRLFDTVYPPGRGPHTSAEVIGALKAEGVTMSAPYLSQLRSGNRTNPSATTMTALANFFRIKPAYFTDDEYYEKLDKELTWLANMRDEGVRRIAARTVGLSPESQQDLAQKVDELRRRENLDG; encoded by the coding sequence ATGAGCAAGACGTTCGCCGCGCGACTGAACCGCCTCTTCGACACGGTTTACCCTCCTGGACGCGGCCCGCACACATCTGCCGAGGTGATCGGCGCGCTGAAGGCCGAAGGTGTCACCATGTCGGCCCCGTATCTGTCCCAGTTGCGTTCCGGCAACCGGACCAATCCGTCGGCCACGACGATGACCGCGCTGGCCAACTTCTTCCGTATCAAGCCGGCGTACTTCACCGACGACGAGTACTACGAGAAGCTGGACAAGGAACTGACCTGGCTGGCCAACATGCGGGACGAGGGCGTGCGTCGCATCGCCGCTCGCACCGTCGGCCTGTCCCCGGAGTCTCAGCAGGACCTGGCCCAGAAGGTCGATGAACTCCGTCGCCGGGAGAACCTCGACGGCTGA
- a CDS encoding ImmA/IrrE family metallo-endopeptidase: MPASRRVTRAVSAVLDLAPRRGEVSLPRLVEAVAEDQGRPIQIKMADLPSGVCGQWRQYSDHDVFLIQKGLPAWDRTLAHELGHLVLGHAGTPVVEAARERMELAGSDLIGYMLNQRTGCMGPAGEEAEQEAEDFAALLIYRLGRLPSDRSSIVQVRLGEAFG; encoded by the coding sequence TCGCCGCGTGACGCGCGCCGTGAGCGCCGTGCTCGACCTCGCTCCGCGCCGGGGTGAGGTATCTCTGCCTCGGCTGGTGGAGGCGGTCGCCGAAGATCAAGGCCGTCCCATCCAGATCAAGATGGCGGATCTGCCGTCCGGTGTGTGCGGGCAGTGGCGTCAGTACTCCGACCACGATGTGTTCCTGATCCAGAAGGGTCTGCCCGCCTGGGACCGGACCCTGGCCCACGAACTCGGTCACCTGGTGCTCGGGCACGCCGGCACGCCGGTGGTGGAGGCGGCCCGCGAGCGCATGGAGCTGGCCGGGTCCGATCTCATCGGCTACATGCTCAACCAGCGGACCGGGTGCATGGGCCCCGCCGGTGAGGAAGCCGAGCAGGAGGCCGAGGATTTCGCGGCCCTGCTGATCTATCGTCTCGGCCGGCTACCGTCCGATCGGTCCTCGATCGTTCAGGTGCGGCTCGGGGAGGCGTTTGGTTGA